In one window of Microbacterium dextranolyticum DNA:
- a CDS encoding ATP-dependent DNA ligase, translating to MPASGPLVEVDGHRLRLTNLDKVLYPATGTTKGEVIEYYTLIAPFLLPHLRGRPVTRLRWPEGTGHAPFFAKALEAGAPAWLDRRAIEHSGGAKQYPVIGDTAGLVYLAQVASIELHTPQWRFDGTARGHPDRLVLDLDPGPGVGLAECAEVARLARELLRGVGMDARPVTSGSAGIHLYAPLDGTHTSDDISAFAHELARSLEADHADLVVSTMAKSARTGKVLVDWSQNNAAKTTVAPYSLRGRASPTAAAPRTWAELDDPALRQLTLDEVLARARADGDLLEALAPRPAQALRAYETKRTRGATPEPFPADPDAARPAPTARVDDAGGSASTPTGRFVVQEHHASRLHDDLRLEHDGVLVSWAVPRGIPPTGERNHLAIMTEPHPLEYLDFAGTIPAGQYGAGEMTIWDAGVYDAEKWRDDEVIVTVTGRSGGPLGTARLALIRTSGSGERSQWLLHRMDPGDGARALSAMTQRRRTPAEVAAPPQTSWTTVRPMLATLATPAIAASAAARWGTPWAEFKWDGIRALGRWDGTRLTLQARSGTDITARYPELTAIDLGLGPEPVIVDGEIVATDAAGRPSFSRLQSRIHLTEPHEIDREARRTPVTYLLFDVLQAGGADVTARPLRDRRALLEVLHPAPSAPIIVPPVTDDVTAALDAARERTIEGIVVKDPGSPYRPGTRSERWLKVKLTSSQDVVVGGIRPGRGTRAGRIGSLLVGIPDADGLRYVGRVGSGFTERELDRLDALLTPLRSVRNPFIGVPRADRSDAVWLRPEVVGEVEYAEFTPNGTLRHARWRGSRGDVTPSEVRRDG from the coding sequence ATGCCAGCTTCGGGTCCCCTCGTCGAGGTCGACGGACACCGGCTGCGGCTGACGAACCTCGACAAGGTCCTCTACCCCGCCACCGGCACCACCAAAGGCGAGGTCATCGAGTACTACACCCTGATCGCACCATTCCTCCTCCCGCACCTGCGCGGCCGGCCCGTCACGCGCCTGCGCTGGCCCGAGGGCACGGGCCACGCCCCGTTCTTCGCGAAAGCACTCGAGGCCGGCGCCCCGGCATGGCTCGACCGCAGGGCGATCGAGCATTCGGGCGGCGCCAAGCAGTACCCCGTCATCGGCGACACCGCGGGCCTCGTCTATCTCGCCCAGGTCGCCAGCATCGAGCTGCACACCCCGCAATGGCGGTTCGACGGCACGGCACGCGGACACCCGGACCGGCTCGTCCTCGACCTCGATCCCGGGCCCGGCGTCGGGCTCGCCGAATGCGCCGAGGTCGCTCGGCTCGCACGCGAGCTCCTGCGAGGCGTCGGGATGGACGCACGACCCGTGACGAGCGGCTCCGCGGGCATCCACCTGTACGCGCCACTCGACGGCACGCACACCTCCGACGACATCTCCGCGTTCGCCCACGAGCTCGCACGGTCTCTCGAAGCCGACCACGCCGACCTCGTCGTCAGCACGATGGCAAAGTCCGCGCGCACCGGCAAGGTGCTCGTCGACTGGAGCCAGAACAACGCGGCGAAGACGACCGTCGCGCCGTACTCGCTGCGGGGTCGCGCGTCGCCGACCGCCGCCGCACCCCGCACGTGGGCCGAGCTCGACGACCCCGCGCTGCGGCAGCTCACCCTCGACGAGGTTCTCGCCCGTGCCCGGGCGGACGGCGACCTGCTCGAGGCCCTGGCGCCCCGCCCCGCACAGGCGTTGCGAGCCTATGAGACGAAGCGCACGCGCGGAGCGACTCCCGAGCCGTTCCCCGCCGATCCGGATGCCGCGAGGCCGGCCCCGACGGCTCGCGTCGACGATGCGGGAGGATCGGCCTCTACGCCGACGGGGCGGTTCGTCGTGCAGGAGCACCACGCCTCGCGCCTGCACGACGACCTACGGCTTGAGCACGATGGTGTCCTCGTGAGCTGGGCGGTGCCGCGCGGCATCCCCCCGACCGGCGAACGCAACCATCTCGCGATCATGACCGAGCCGCATCCGCTGGAGTACCTCGATTTCGCCGGCACGATTCCGGCGGGCCAGTACGGCGCCGGTGAGATGACGATCTGGGACGCCGGCGTGTACGACGCCGAGAAGTGGCGCGACGACGAGGTCATCGTCACCGTGACCGGCCGTTCCGGCGGCCCACTGGGCACCGCGCGTCTCGCGCTGATCCGCACCTCGGGATCGGGCGAGAGATCGCAGTGGCTGCTCCACCGGATGGATCCGGGCGACGGAGCCCGCGCGCTGTCGGCCATGACGCAGCGACGGCGAACGCCCGCCGAGGTTGCCGCGCCGCCGCAGACGTCGTGGACGACAGTCCGACCGATGCTCGCCACCCTCGCCACCCCGGCCATCGCGGCGTCCGCCGCCGCGCGCTGGGGCACGCCGTGGGCCGAGTTCAAATGGGACGGCATCCGGGCGCTCGGCCGATGGGACGGGACGCGGCTCACCCTGCAGGCCCGGAGCGGCACAGACATCACCGCCCGCTACCCCGAGCTGACCGCGATCGACCTCGGCCTCGGACCCGAGCCCGTCATCGTCGACGGTGAGATCGTGGCGACGGATGCCGCGGGACGCCCGAGCTTCTCACGCCTGCAGTCGCGCATCCATCTGACCGAGCCGCACGAGATCGACCGAGAGGCGAGGAGAACCCCCGTCACCTACCTCCTCTTCGACGTGCTCCAGGCGGGCGGTGCGGACGTCACCGCCCGTCCGCTGCGCGACCGACGTGCGCTGCTCGAAGTCCTGCACCCCGCCCCGTCCGCGCCGATCATCGTTCCCCCGGTAACCGACGATGTCACGGCCGCCCTCGACGCGGCGCGCGAACGGACGATCGAGGGGATCGTCGTGAAAGACCCGGGCTCTCCGTATCGGCCGGGCACACGATCGGAGCGCTGGCTGAAGGTCAAGCTCACGTCGAGTCAGGATGTCGTGGTCGGCGGCATCCGTCCCGGGCGCGGGACGCGCGCGGGGCGCATCGGCTCCCTCCTCGTGGGCATCCCCGACGCGGACGGACTGCGATACGTGGGCCGCGTGGGGTCGGGCTTCACCGAGCGCGAGCTCGATCGCCTCGACGCACTGCTGACACCCCTACGGTCGGTGCGCAATCCCTTCATCGGGGTGCCGCGTGCCGATCGGTCGGATGCCGTGTGGCTGCGGCCCGAGGTCGTCGGAGAGGTCGAGTACGCCGAGTTCACCCCGAACGGCACGCTGCGCCACGCGCGGTGGCGGGGCAGCCGGGGCGACGTCACGCCGTCCGAGGTACGACGAGACGGGTGA
- a CDS encoding spermidine/putrescine ABC transporter permease: MDATSRDELAALRRRAYGPFADIAADPVATARLRELEERARTDRAPGPSTATADVVGEAPDAAALLRASIGLPTVPLDADEPDAPTVPDSRDAVAAGRRPVAAPWIVAWAASMLVVAVLVGGLVWGLASIPPVAGSAGGRQIATLTEKAEVPEQVLTWVPGGEAEGFAFEGLIVIPTAAGLGMSSAGAPCLLIVPSQGYGSDGSVTGEVFWGCQAGSFPATAQFMVGPQSPSALRERFPDGTALKFVLDGERIGVFVDDAVPTPTSPAAA, from the coding sequence ATGGATGCCACCTCACGCGACGAGCTTGCGGCGCTGCGGCGGCGCGCGTACGGACCATTCGCCGACATCGCGGCCGATCCGGTCGCGACCGCACGTCTGCGGGAGCTCGAGGAGCGTGCGCGAACCGACCGGGCTCCCGGCCCGTCGACCGCCACCGCCGACGTGGTGGGCGAGGCGCCGGATGCCGCCGCACTGCTGCGCGCCTCGATCGGCCTGCCGACGGTTCCGCTCGATGCCGACGAACCGGACGCGCCGACCGTGCCGGATTCGCGCGATGCGGTCGCTGCGGGCCGGCGCCCTGTCGCGGCCCCGTGGATCGTCGCGTGGGCGGCGTCGATGCTCGTGGTCGCGGTGCTGGTCGGCGGGCTCGTCTGGGGGCTGGCGTCGATCCCGCCCGTGGCCGGGAGTGCGGGTGGCCGTCAGATCGCGACGCTGACCGAGAAAGCGGAGGTCCCCGAACAGGTTCTCACCTGGGTACCCGGCGGCGAGGCCGAGGGCTTCGCTTTCGAGGGGCTGATCGTCATTCCCACCGCGGCCGGCCTCGGTATGTCCAGTGCGGGAGCGCCGTGTCTGCTGATCGTCCCCAGCCAGGGGTACGGCAGTGACGGATCGGTGACGGGCGAGGTGTTCTGGGGGTGTCAAGCGGGCTCGTTCCCCGCGACGGCGCAGTTCATGGTGGGTCCGCAGTCGCCGAGTGCGCTGCGAGAGCGCTTTCCCGACGGCACCGCACTGAAGTTCGTCCTCGACGGCGAGCGCATCGGCGTCTTCGTCGACGATGCCGTGCCCACGCCCACGAGTCCCGCGGCGGCATGA
- a CDS encoding cation diffusion facilitator family transporter, translating to MHDHAHGVSGVRGQANHRLLAISLTLTATVMVVQIVGAVLTGSLALLADAAHMFADASALVIALIASLVARRPADERNTYGYQRAEVFGALINAVLLIVLCLWIASEAVGRLLRPAEVEVAGGLMIVVAVVGLVANAISMWLLSAAQRTSINVRGAYLEVLGDLIGSAVVIVAAVVIVTTGWMPADALASLLIAVMIVPRAISLLREVVAVLGERAPDGTNVTVIREHILSADGVADVHDIHVWQLTRGAPVFTAHVVVDPDVLTSGRSARLLSSLQGCLADHFDVEHSTFQFEPAGHREHDAH from the coding sequence ATGCATGATCACGCGCACGGCGTCTCGGGGGTCCGCGGTCAGGCCAACCACCGGCTGCTCGCGATCTCGCTGACTCTGACCGCGACGGTCATGGTGGTGCAGATCGTCGGTGCGGTGCTGACCGGATCGCTGGCACTTCTGGCCGACGCGGCGCACATGTTCGCCGATGCGTCCGCTCTCGTGATCGCGCTGATCGCGAGTCTCGTCGCGCGCCGGCCCGCTGACGAGCGCAACACCTATGGCTACCAGCGGGCCGAGGTCTTCGGTGCGCTGATCAACGCCGTCCTGCTGATCGTGCTGTGCCTGTGGATCGCGAGCGAGGCGGTCGGCCGGCTCCTCAGGCCGGCCGAGGTCGAGGTCGCCGGAGGCCTCATGATCGTCGTTGCGGTCGTCGGACTCGTCGCGAACGCGATCTCGATGTGGCTCCTCTCAGCCGCGCAGCGGACGTCGATCAACGTCCGTGGTGCCTACCTCGAGGTGCTCGGCGATCTGATCGGTTCGGCCGTGGTGATCGTCGCCGCCGTTGTCATCGTCACGACGGGCTGGATGCCGGCGGATGCCCTGGCCTCCCTGCTCATCGCGGTCATGATCGTCCCGCGGGCGATCTCGCTGCTGCGCGAGGTCGTCGCGGTGCTGGGTGAGCGCGCCCCCGACGGAACGAACGTCACGGTGATTCGCGAGCACATCCTGAGCGCCGACGGCGTCGCCGACGTTCACGACATCCATGTCTGGCAGCTGACCCGGGGGGCACCCGTGTTCACCGCGCACGTCGTCGTCGACCCCGACGTTCTGACGAGCGGGCGGTCGGCGCGGCTGCTGTCGTCGCTGCAGGGATGCCTGGCGGACCATTTCGACGTCGAGCACTCCACCTTCCAGTTCGAGCCGGCGGGCCATCGGGAGCACGACGCGCACTGA
- the rdgB gene encoding RdgB/HAM1 family non-canonical purine NTP pyrophosphatase: protein MATHNPHKVEEFGAIVARVRPDLEVVGYDGPEPVEDGVTFAENALIKARAAVEHTGLPALADDSGICVDVLGGAPGVFSAYWAGHRKDAVANLELLLDQLADIADPHRTARFVSTIALVVPGGALDEHVVDGVWPGRLATAPAGSGGFGYDPIFIPDGQSGGAERTAGEFTAAEKNAVSHRARAFESLLPLLARL, encoded by the coding sequence TTGGCGACCCACAATCCGCACAAGGTGGAGGAGTTCGGCGCGATCGTCGCGCGCGTGCGACCCGATCTCGAGGTCGTCGGCTACGACGGACCGGAGCCGGTGGAGGACGGCGTGACGTTCGCCGAGAACGCCCTCATCAAGGCGCGGGCCGCCGTCGAGCACACCGGGCTGCCCGCCCTCGCCGACGACTCCGGGATCTGCGTCGACGTTCTGGGAGGAGCACCCGGCGTGTTCTCCGCGTACTGGGCGGGTCATCGCAAGGATGCCGTGGCGAACCTCGAGCTGCTGCTCGATCAGCTCGCCGACATCGCCGACCCGCACCGGACAGCCCGCTTCGTGTCGACGATCGCGCTGGTGGTGCCGGGCGGAGCTTTGGACGAACACGTCGTCGACGGCGTCTGGCCGGGTCGGCTCGCGACCGCACCCGCCGGGAGCGGCGGCTTCGGGTACGACCCGATCTTCATCCCCGATGGACAGTCCGGCGGCGCGGAGCGCACGGCAGGGGAGTTCACCGCGGCGGAGAAGAACGCGGTGTCGCATCGGGCGCGCGCGTTCGAGTCGCTGCTGCCGTTGCTTGCCAGGCTCTGA
- the rph gene encoding ribonuclease PH produces MTTTRTDGRTVDQLRPVSIERGWSAHAEGSALISFGGTKVLCTASFTGGVPRWLTGKGKGWVTAEYAMLPRATNSRNDRESIKGKVGGRTHEISRLIGRALRAVVDTKALGENTIVIDCDVLQADGGTRTAAITGAYVALADAIEWGRAKGLVSKNATVLIDSVAAVSVGIIDGEPMLDLAYVEDVRAETDMNVVVTGRGLFVEVQGTAEGAPFDKRELDALLELGVAGCADLRDAQTEALAS; encoded by the coding sequence ATGACCACCACCCGTACCGACGGACGTACCGTCGACCAGCTCCGCCCCGTCTCGATCGAGCGTGGCTGGAGCGCCCATGCCGAGGGCTCGGCCCTGATCTCCTTCGGCGGCACGAAGGTGCTGTGCACCGCGTCGTTCACCGGCGGGGTTCCGCGCTGGCTGACGGGCAAGGGAAAGGGCTGGGTGACCGCCGAGTACGCGATGCTGCCGCGGGCCACCAACAGCCGCAACGACCGCGAGTCGATCAAGGGCAAGGTCGGAGGCCGCACGCACGAGATCTCCCGACTCATCGGGCGGGCGCTGCGTGCCGTCGTGGACACCAAGGCTCTCGGCGAGAACACCATCGTGATCGACTGCGATGTGCTGCAGGCCGACGGCGGCACGCGCACCGCGGCCATCACGGGCGCGTACGTCGCTCTGGCGGACGCGATCGAGTGGGGCCGCGCGAAGGGACTGGTCTCGAAGAACGCGACCGTTCTCATCGACTCGGTCGCCGCCGTCTCGGTCGGGATCATCGACGGCGAGCCGATGCTCGATCTCGCCTATGTCGAGGACGTGCGCGCCGAGACCGACATGAACGTGGTCGTGACCGGGCGCGGGCTGTTCGTGGAAGTCCAGGGCACCGCCGAGGGCGCGCCGTTCGACAAGCGCGAGCTCGACGCACTGCTCGAGCTCGGTGTCGCCGGCTGCGCTGACCTCCGCGACGCGCAGACCGAGGCGCTCGCCTCGTGA
- the murI gene encoding glutamate racemase, translated as MTDAPIGIFDSGVGGLTVARAVSQLLPRESLLYIGDTAHSPYGPKPIADVRRYSLEVLDTLVDEGVKMLVIACNTASAAMLRDARERYDVPVVEVIGPAVRTAISTTRNRRIGVIGTVGTIGSGVYQDMLGVNADLSVFAQACPRFVEFVEAGVTDSADVLAVAEEYLAPLRHAGVDTLVLGCTHYPFLEGAISYVMGPDVSLVSSDSETAKDVYRQLVSRDLLAGPDARPTHVYEATGDSADDFLRLADRLMGRGVSSVRLVQTGAIDLPKGPA; from the coding sequence GTGACGGACGCGCCGATCGGGATCTTCGACTCCGGAGTCGGCGGGCTCACGGTGGCCCGAGCGGTCTCGCAGCTGCTGCCGCGCGAGTCGTTGCTCTACATCGGCGACACCGCGCACTCGCCGTACGGCCCGAAGCCCATCGCGGACGTCCGCAGGTACTCGCTCGAGGTCCTCGACACCCTGGTCGACGAGGGCGTCAAGATGCTCGTGATCGCCTGCAACACGGCATCCGCTGCGATGCTGCGCGATGCGCGCGAGCGTTACGACGTGCCCGTCGTGGAAGTGATCGGCCCGGCCGTGCGGACGGCGATCTCCACGACGCGCAATCGCCGGATCGGAGTCATCGGCACGGTCGGGACGATCGGTTCGGGCGTCTATCAGGACATGCTCGGGGTCAACGCCGACCTCTCCGTTTTCGCGCAGGCGTGTCCCCGGTTCGTCGAGTTCGTCGAAGCCGGCGTGACCGACTCCGCCGACGTCCTCGCCGTCGCCGAGGAGTACCTCGCGCCGCTGCGGCATGCGGGCGTCGACACCCTGGTGCTCGGCTGCACGCACTATCCGTTCCTCGAGGGCGCAATCAGCTACGTCATGGGCCCCGATGTGTCACTCGTCTCGAGCGACAGCGAGACGGCGAAGGACGTCTACCGCCAGCTCGTCTCGCGCGATCTGCTGGCCGGGCCCGACGCCCGACCGACCCATGTGTACGAAGCGACTGGCGATTCGGCGGATGACTTCCTGCGCCTCGCGGACCGACTCATGGGTCGCGGCGTGTCGTCTGTGCGACTCGTGCAGACCGGCGCCATCGATCTCCCGAAAGGACCCGCATGA
- a CDS encoding nicotinate phosphoribosyltransferase — protein sequence MTRETPQRHAPLRPATEAPRASSALLTDRYELTMIDAALRDGTASRPCVFELFGRRLPGARRFGVVAGTGRLLQELRDFRFGDDELRYLRDHRVVSADTVAFLEDYRFRGTIRGYREGELYFPGSPILTVEGGFAEAVVLETLALSILNHDSAVANAAARMSIAAGDRPLAEMGSRRAAERSAVAAARAAYIAGFGATSNLEAGRIWGIPTMGTAAHAWTLLHDTEEQAFRSQIDALGVDTTLLIDTYDIREGVATAIRVAGTALGGVRIDSGDLPTVAAEVRAQLDELGATNTRITVTSDLDEFAIAALAASPVDAYGVGTSVVTGSGAPTAGMVYKLVARQGGDGGWVSVAKASADKSSKGGRKAAFRTLDRGTATSELIAVSDGFEKIHTAAAHPDARALQVTLVDRGEPDASFEGPAGVDAARAHHALVREELPVKGLALSRSEPALPTVYIDA from the coding sequence ATGACGCGCGAGACGCCCCAGCGACACGCTCCCCTCCGGCCGGCGACCGAGGCACCTCGTGCCTCCAGCGCTCTGCTCACCGACAGGTACGAGCTGACCATGATCGACGCGGCCCTGCGGGACGGCACCGCATCGCGCCCGTGCGTCTTCGAGCTGTTCGGGCGGCGACTGCCCGGTGCCCGCCGTTTCGGGGTCGTCGCGGGAACCGGGCGTCTGCTGCAGGAGCTGCGGGACTTCCGCTTCGGCGACGACGAACTGCGGTACCTGCGCGATCACCGGGTCGTGAGCGCCGACACCGTCGCCTTCCTCGAGGACTACCGCTTCCGCGGCACCATCCGCGGTTACCGCGAGGGCGAGCTGTACTTCCCCGGGTCGCCGATCCTGACGGTGGAGGGCGGTTTCGCCGAGGCCGTCGTTCTGGAGACGCTGGCTCTCAGCATCCTGAACCACGACTCCGCCGTCGCGAACGCCGCGGCCCGCATGAGCATCGCCGCCGGAGACCGCCCGCTCGCCGAGATGGGGTCGCGGCGCGCCGCTGAGCGCTCCGCCGTCGCGGCGGCGCGCGCCGCCTACATCGCCGGTTTCGGCGCCACGAGCAACCTCGAGGCCGGCCGCATTTGGGGCATCCCCACGATGGGCACCGCGGCGCACGCGTGGACTCTCCTGCACGACACCGAGGAGCAGGCCTTCCGCAGCCAGATCGACGCGCTGGGCGTGGACACGACTCTGCTCATCGACACCTACGACATCCGCGAGGGTGTCGCCACGGCGATCCGTGTCGCCGGCACCGCTCTGGGTGGGGTGCGCATCGACTCGGGCGACCTTCCCACGGTCGCCGCCGAGGTGCGCGCACAACTCGACGAACTCGGTGCGACGAACACGCGGATCACGGTCACCAGCGACCTCGACGAGTTCGCGATCGCCGCGCTGGCCGCGTCCCCGGTGGATGCCTACGGCGTCGGCACGTCCGTCGTCACCGGCTCGGGTGCACCGACCGCCGGCATGGTCTACAAACTCGTCGCGCGCCAGGGCGGCGACGGCGGGTGGGTGTCGGTCGCGAAGGCATCCGCCGACAAATCCTCCAAGGGAGGGCGCAAGGCGGCCTTCCGCACTCTCGATCGCGGCACCGCCACGAGCGAACTCATCGCCGTCTCGGATGGGTTCGAGAAGATCCACACGGCGGCGGCGCATCCCGATGCACGCGCCCTGCAGGTCACCCTCGTCGATCGCGGTGAACCGGATGCCTCATTCGAGGGCCCCGCAGGGGTCGACGCCGCTCGGGCTCATCATGCGCTGGTGCGCGAAGAGCTGCCCGTGAAGGGTCTCGCCCTCAGCCGTTCCGAGCCGGCGCTGCCGACGGTCTACATCGACGCCTGA
- a CDS encoding DUF3039 domain-containing protein, with protein sequence MSTPHGPGEPEQGGTLTLDRELEELLREENIEPGDHERFSHYVKKDKILESAITGKPVRALCGKKWTPGRDPEKFPVCPTCKEIYESLMG encoded by the coding sequence ATGAGCACCCCCCACGGACCCGGTGAACCGGAGCAGGGCGGCACGCTGACCCTCGATCGCGAGCTCGAGGAGTTGCTGCGCGAGGAGAACATCGAGCCCGGGGACCACGAGCGGTTCTCGCACTATGTCAAGAAGGACAAGATCCTCGAGTCGGCGATCACCGGAAAGCCGGTGCGCGCGCTCTGCGGCAAGAAGTGGACTCCGGGTCGCGATCCGGAGAAGTTCCCGGTGTGCCCCACGTGCAAGGAGATCTACGAGTCCCTCATGGGCTGA
- a CDS encoding ATP-binding cassette domain-containing protein — protein MSETDADADADADALEGVSALPPIGEVDPEAAATDLERDAENETDAERHAELTRESDVEPEAEPARAAEPQPEFDADPEIEPEPEPEPEFDADPEIEPEPELDVEPEIEPEPEPELLTVPGFVAVAVEEDSRIDASDEASTDLDDDRVVTELFSADDSAAVDDDDPAAVVAAMQLQGVSKSFGQTHAVEGIELSVAPGTFYGIVGPNGAGKTTTLSLIAGLLRADTGTIRVAGIDLRAAPREAKRQMGILPDRLRTFDRLTGRQLLHYYGVLRGLRSAVIESRTADLARAFDLTDALGRQVSDYSTGMTKKIMLAGAMIHSPRVLVLDEPFESVDPVSSAVILDILKAYVDHGGTVILSSHGMDLVERVCDGVAVIVSGRVLAHGTVDEVRGEGTLEQRFIELSGGQGDVEGLEWLHTFSD, from the coding sequence GTGAGCGAGACCGATGCCGATGCCGATGCCGATGCCGATGCACTCGAGGGTGTCTCTGCTCTCCCGCCGATCGGCGAGGTCGACCCGGAGGCCGCCGCGACCGACCTGGAACGCGACGCCGAGAACGAGACCGATGCGGAACGCCACGCCGAGCTCACGCGGGAAAGTGACGTCGAGCCCGAGGCTGAACCTGCACGCGCCGCCGAGCCTCAGCCGGAGTTCGACGCGGACCCCGAGATCGAGCCCGAGCCGGAGCCTGAGCCGGAGTTCGACGCGGACCCCGAGATCGAGCCCGAACCTGAGCTCGACGTGGAGCCTGAAATCGAGCCTGAGCCTGAGCCCGAGCTCCTCACGGTGCCCGGCTTCGTGGCGGTTGCGGTCGAAGAGGATTCTCGGATCGACGCGTCCGATGAGGCATCCACGGATCTCGACGACGATCGGGTCGTGACCGAGCTGTTCTCGGCAGACGACTCTGCGGCCGTCGACGACGACGACCCGGCTGCCGTCGTCGCCGCGATGCAGCTGCAGGGCGTGTCGAAGTCGTTCGGGCAGACGCATGCGGTCGAGGGGATCGAGCTGAGCGTCGCGCCCGGCACCTTCTACGGGATCGTCGGTCCCAACGGTGCCGGCAAGACCACGACGCTTTCGCTGATCGCCGGACTGCTCCGCGCTGACACGGGCACGATCCGCGTCGCCGGAATCGACCTGCGCGCCGCGCCCCGCGAGGCGAAGCGGCAGATGGGCATCCTTCCCGACCGCCTGCGGACGTTCGACCGTCTCACCGGCCGTCAACTGCTCCATTACTACGGCGTGCTGCGCGGCCTGCGGTCCGCGGTCATCGAATCGCGAACCGCCGATCTCGCACGCGCATTCGATCTCACCGACGCGCTCGGCCGACAGGTGTCGGACTACTCGACCGGAATGACGAAGAAGATCATGCTCGCGGGCGCCATGATCCATTCCCCCCGTGTTCTTGTGCTCGACGAGCCTTTCGAGTCGGTCGATCCCGTGTCGTCCGCGGTGATCCTCGACATCCTGAAGGCCTACGTCGACCACGGCGGCACCGTCATTCTCTCGAGCCACGGGATGGATCTCGTCGAGCGGGTCTGCGACGGGGTAGCGGTGATCGTGTCCGGCCGGGTGCTCGCGCACGGCACGGTCGACGAGGTGCGGGGCGAGGGCACGCTCGAGCAGCGGTTCATCGAACTGTCGGGCGGTCAGGGCGACGTGGAGGGCCTGGAGTGGTTGCACACGTTCTCCGACTGA
- a CDS encoding SCO4848 family membrane protein, whose product MIPLLATLLFVNAAFNALVWPRFYARVAKDPRARTADGTPTRFLVVHGILVGVALVIAVVSVVAGVIALTTA is encoded by the coding sequence GTGATCCCGCTGCTCGCGACGCTGCTGTTCGTCAACGCCGCCTTCAACGCCCTCGTCTGGCCGCGCTTCTACGCGCGCGTCGCGAAAGATCCTCGTGCCCGCACCGCCGACGGCACACCGACCCGGTTCCTCGTGGTGCACGGAATCCTCGTCGGCGTGGCGCTGGTGATCGCGGTCGTCTCCGTCGTCGCGGGTGTGATCGCCCTCACCACGGCCTGA